The Dermacentor variabilis isolate Ectoservices chromosome 4, ASM5094787v1, whole genome shotgun sequence genome contains the following window.
CCACGCTTGTCCCGGAGGCCAAGTGCGGGCTTCTCTGCtacgccaccagatggcgcagggTGTCCAGAAAGAAACGCGAGAGGAGCCTGGTTACcacgtttctcagcgttcgcacacaccggcacgccatgcatttcggtggccacgcgcaggcttcgcggcggcaccgctagatggcgccgagtgttcttggtggaagaaagcagggaagaaattgatacgaTCGGATCCGTTACAGACATAGGTAGCGGCACAAGATAGAGAAGTTtgaggaatagaaaaaaaaagatcagagatgtatacaaaaaaaaattcgcagttccgccggaaaggtgaagcgccgattgcgatagcaaattagtgtatagctgtacgaagtaaggatagtagttttatcggccgtataaacttgtaaaacaTTCGCTAACTAACTACAATTACAATGCATAAGCGTAACTCAACGAGGACTTACAAAGAAACTGACACAAAGAGACAGCGCTTTGTGCGTCTGATAgaaaattagtggatagctgtacgaagtaaggatagttttatcggccgtataaacttgtaaaacaTTCGCTAACTAACTACAATGACAATGCATAAGCGTAACTCAACGAGGACttggaaagaaacagacacaaagagacagcgctttgtgtgtctgcttctttctacgtccttgttcagtcgcgcttacacattctatcatgtattcaaaccaactagcccgtcgaCGTGCTTTgattaaattaaccagcacggtgtcacgcgcgcacaggtaaacatgaacacacatcgctcgatgaccacggaaactgtctgtgaaaacgctggagttaggaatcgcggccgcagccgcgagccaattgacctccgtgcatctatTGCTTTAATGTTTATGAAAGGTCGAAATCACAGCGCATACGAGGCTACCAACGCGCACTATGCAAATATCGctaatcgctttgaagatgagccacgcgcactttagccacgtcacAGACCGCTTTCaaaacacgagcgccggcaacgcgttcctacggcgtccgccaaaggcgcctACTACAACGTCCTCGATTAGCGTGGTCaacgccgcggttgtctctactctgtacggagcggcgggtgaggaggacatcgagggcacgcgagattgaaccgcgttcgcctgcTTAccttcacacactttcactcatactgaacctcacggcgacggcagaaatgcgcctggagtgtccacataattgctatctaAATGAAATGCTAAAACGAAAAACATGTGTAGCacacctggttaactcaagcaagCCAGGTAAATATATGTCAGCTCCCCGTCACAAAAGGTACACAAAAGGTATGCCAATAAGTCACCATCATCAAAGCGCGAAGGAcgggtcccgctgcagtacaaGTCTCATAATTCATTTTGACGGTGGCAGTatatgttgtgtcgctatatttatTCTATGCTAAACGCGTTGccattgacagtcatcgtgacatgGGTTCTGCCGGTTTTTTGTTAGGCGGCACCAGCGACGCCGTCGGAACTGGCGGCAAGACCACTCGGGTGTTTGTTCTATTTTAGTTTTTGCATTGTGCTTCACTGTAATACTCTGCCGTGTATTTTGCATACACGATCATCACCGCTGTATTTACACGCCGCGCTTGTCTGTCTGCAATACCCAAACCTAACGAGGGGACCTTCAAGTTTACTAAGATTACCAAATCACTAATTTTGATTTGCTTGCAAGCCATATATAACATGTCAAGGCAGTTGACAtacccacagaaaaaaaaaaaatcggtttcTCCAGGTGGCCAGTCTGAGATTACCATTTACAATCTTAACTCGTCGCCGATTGCGAAATCTGGTGTTACAATGCATGTGCAACTTGCTGCATTTTGTGTAGATTTGGGCCACACGTTATGCTTGCGCTGCTAGAACATAAGCCTGCCTTCACGAACTTGCTGTGTAGCTATAACTAGTACATTGTACTGTAACATTCGAAAATGCTCGACCTAACTTCGCCAAAGTGTCTGATGTCCTAGACGAAGCAGCGCCTCGACTTCTGGAATCCCTGTGGGCTGTGGCGAAGTTCTCATGTAGCAGCCTTCATTTTCCCTAATGTTTTTCCATAAGTATAGTGCTGGCCTTCTGCATAATTGCCCATGATAAAGGTCGCCTCCTGCCCATGAAACCAAGTCACGTATTCCTTTAAGGCTTACCGTTTGGGATTTGCTCGCTGGGTGCCATGTCTGAGCGCGGTGTACCGGCCAACAGTGCAGTTATTACGCACAATGTTCAAGCCACTGAACCGCAGCCTGCAAGAAAGTTAGACCCATCTTCATTGTGTCTATATGTGCTGTGTCCCAATTTAATCATGTGGAATTAAGACATGCGTGTTTCATTCGACAATCGATGGCGTATCGAGTTGTCTACTTTCTGATCGCCGAGCATCCGTTAGGTCATGAAGGAAATAAATAGGCTTGGAGGGCTttcaaaagaagaaaattttAATGTAAAGAATAAAAGCTTCGGAGCAGGCTAAACATGGCTACACCATGCTGAAAACCAAGCCAGATGGTTCCTTATTCTGCGACCCTCTGTTGGTCTAATGGAGCGATCATCGCCCGTTTCGAGAAGGAAAACTGTGCATCGAGATAggggtgctattctggacatAGTCAAATTTCGCCGTATTGCCAAATTCGGTAATGGCGGCagtttgagccaatcagagagtccgTAGCATTcctctgggccaatcagagctgacatgATGGCGACGGAAGTCGACAATATGGCAGAATTTGTGAACCTTCAGAATAACACCCCCGCACGATAGCGTTGCTTGCTGAATGACGACTCTACTGCAAGCATGCGCATACTCATCACAGCGCTCAACATGGCTGCGTCTGAAATTGCCTCCAGAATGAAACGGTCAACGCACCTGATGGACATGTCGTCGTCCTCGCCACCCCATCCCCAGAACACGTTTGAGAAGCCGTTGACCTTCTCCATGTGGTCGCTGCGCAGGGCGCACGCGCCTCCAAAGATGGTCTCGTAGAACGGCCTGCGTGCATCGCAGCGTATATGCGTCAATGCGCTTCGCTGCGCCTGTAATAAAAGGGCGCTAAATAGTAACATCTAATCAAATTGGAACAGGAATGATTTGAAAACTGTATTCATTCACTGTGCGGGATAAGATAACTGGTCGATAGTAACTTGTCTCTAACTTATCGCCAAAATCATGGAGTCGTTGTTTTACAGTATGCATTATTTGCGTCGTTTTAGAAAAGGATGTGATATCGAAGttttctgcttttattttttggttTCCTAAGAATGCAGTGTAACCCTCCCTTAACAATAAGAATTAGACTTGAGCATACGCTGTAACTTCACGGGGAGCTATTGATTTCTTGAAAATGCAATGTAACCCTCCCTTAACAATAAACAATACTTAGGCCTGAGCGGGCGCTGTAACTTCACGCGCAGCTGGTGTGGGAAGCTGGCGTTCGCACCCGcgtgtagttttcttttttttttccgggctGCAAAGCCTTCTGCACAGTAATTTTTCCGACATTACTGAAGTTTATCTTACTACTACAgaggcgcgatcggagatctttgctcgatacgcgttctgttcggttgctgcgaCGTCACTAAGTGGCAGTATCcaaaatttctgagaacggggcggagagagcagccaatcggcaagtggtgaactccccggaagtttacttccggcGTTTgccgtctgcttgcagacagtatactacaaaacgaaatgtttctcgtcttccaatgaatgaaatctttatctaaattTTGCCTTCCCCAGctcaaacacgttttcaaatagtaagtGTGAACcctacaatttataactattagtttctctgcgtcttccctaggtggtgtcgcgcacagcgagaacaaagagaaaaaagaaacgacgggagcagtggcgcacttttcaagaggcagcaacaacattccagtggctcgctggcacccatGATGGGGTCGACTTCGCCctacaaccaacgcactatttgtttcgagaagcGAAAGCGACACCGGAATtagctttctgccatttcttcaaacgcgtttcgcaatgccacccgctctccttcctcctcgagcaacgccatcGCAAACACTGAAGTTCCCAACGCcagcgccatttttctcgaattaaactgtggattggatccgaacgtgctaAACAGCTGCCGAAAccgccgtttggatccaatccaatcgaccagacgcgccatgcgaagccggtctcgtaacgagcgatgatcgctccaaacttctcaactcccgtcgcgttcgtcgcctagcagacgaaatgctcggtgggcggatgattgacaggagcgtgtcgtcgttttgacgtcaccaaaaacacggccgcgccccgcggctggcgacgtcggcgcggagtaggccaatcgcgcgcgccggtaaccgaacgaacgcgccgaacagcCATCTCCTATCGCGCCCCAGCTTAAAGGGACACAGAACAATGTTGCACTGGGTTGGTACAGCATATATTTGTAGAAAAACAAGAAGGTCACTTAACATGAACCAAGAATcgataggtaaaaaaaaaacttggaggacgcttaagcttcgtcttcaagagtgtaacgcgatagcgttatggcACCcagttcgcaccgcccactcattcgctcggcatgctattgagtcacacaaagacgaaacgtgcgcctgagcaagcggaacgcaccaaagaactcggtgtctcggagggagaaacgatctacgcgagccaaacgtcgtgatcggcacggacagccggggcgcgacgcgccatgaaggcggacgcgatcatggggctgacgcctcgatgggatcgtcatctatctcgcttgggagcacaaCGCAATCGCATGACTCCTAGCCAGCAGCACGCACACATCGCAGgagacgctttcccaccagacgcgctacggcgcagcgatcacgtcagaggcgtcccgcatcggacgctgcacctaggaatcgcgctgtgagcggaaagaggagccgcgtcgcctaaacacgagggttcaagttacgcacgctggaagttggaaggggagagagcgagaaaacttattaaacgcaagggtattggggcatcctcgcaccggtctccgcacggccccaatgcgttcaaacgagacgaaggggagaaacgggcgagtggcgcgccatctgtcagGGCAGCGCCGTACCTTGCGAGAAGGGGGTTtactgtgtttgccgcaagatggctctgcgtgtgcgccaagcgcagaagaaatgtagcgaaaacgtacttcgcgacgcgtttaactgcgactgctgtaatttacatgctcataattacccatatacaccgcagtataactttctacggcacgtttctaaggcaacaccgcattcactagaggcgcttttgtcccgctttgaaccatcgaactcatggctgagtggtagcgcctccgtctcacgctccggagaccctggttcgatttccacccagcccatcttgcaagttgtttttatttatgaattgccttccgccacttttcgctcacggccaacgccgacgacaccggcttttctgcgacgtgagctcctcaacgctgtcgcgttaatacgcTAAAACTATTGCTAGATAACGACGCCACCTTAGTAGTTACCGCACGAGCTGCCTTTGACTTCATGGACTTTTGCAGCATCTGTGCGGGACGAATAATCCCATTGCGAATGCATCAGCGAATAAACGCAGCAAGCTTTGACAATTTTCTCTGCACAAAATGGCTCGAAGACAAAATGTTGCGGTTTAAATTTATGACGTCACGTTCACGCTCCGTCGCTGTGGTTTGCACGCGAAATTCAAGAAGGCAAAATGGGCTCTTTCACTTTTCTATTTTACGTTGTAATAGGTCAGGTAAATAGTAACGAATAAGCTTCTTGAAAGAATAGTTCACCAGTGTAAAATCGATCTTCTGTCGTTTTTTATCTCAATGACTCAATGCTATATAGCTCACTTGTATTTCTGGTAGTCGAGGCAGGTGGTCATGTGGAGCGGGCCTCCGTGCTTGCAGGCGTACTCGTTGTGCTTGTTCTCCGGCAGCAGGTCGACGTCATGGAAGATGAAGCAATCGTAGCTGTCCATCGCCTTGGCTATCTCGTAGCCCACGTTGAGCAGCTTTGCGCGGTTAAAGTCTCCCATGCCGTTCTGCGCGAAAGAGCGGCGTTGAGGGAGCGATGACGCGCGTAATGACTGCATTTGTGTTTTAGAGGTTGCCTGACTCGCGTGTAAATTGCATTTTGtcatccccccccccgcccccagtaCATTGAGGCGTTAAGAACAGCATTACTGACACCAGCTATACTGAAAATACTTCCTAGAAAAACACCGCCACATGTTGCGCGCCTGTACTTATGGCCAAGAGTTTAATAATGTGAAAGGTCACCAACGGAGTAGTTCGTTTTTGCGTGGCACGGCACCGCCTGGCTGCGGGCTGGCCATAGTGGTTCTCTAACGCTCGAGCAGTGGAACGCTTGAGGCTTACTCCACGGTAACGCAGGCGCACCAGAGCTCGCTATGCGTAGCCTCCGAGATTGCTTCGGAGCGCCCCAGGGATCTCGGAGACCATGAGCGCTAGTATCCCCAGCAGCAGACGAGAAGCACCCCACATGCTTGAAAAGGGGCACGGGGGAAACGTAATGTCCCTGTACACATGAGCCATACACACGAACACTATAGGAAGGCGCAATGAAATTCACTACTATAGTAGGGTTGTACGAATAGGAGTtattgagaccgaatcgaatacgagtCGAGTAGAGCCTGAAGCGAAGCGAATCGAATACTTTTCGGATAGGTTACGAATAATGTACAGCCTTCTTATCATCAGTATAAAACAATTTTAACAACCTGGTATTCACAACAATAGATAGCTTCAGTCATTGCACTGCACATTACAAAGCATGCTTTATGAAGAGCGCAGCATTAGGAACAACTAAGCAGATAGTTCTAAAAATCGGTGCTCTCGGGAGAATTTGCAGCCATGCATCATCATATAGATTTAATAAAGGTAACTTTATTGCAAATGATCTTGCTTAGCTGGCAAATTCAGGCTCACTGGGTGACCCAGCGTGCTCCAGTACGCTATGTCTAATGTGGATGGCACGAAAAATATATcatttttgcttcaatttcatgtTTTATCGCGTGCAGTCGACGGCGTAGAGTATTACAAAAAAATATCCTTTTCTTCAAGTATTGACTATTCCATTCGAGGGCCTTGTCGAAGGATGGCTACTCGATTCGAAGAGCGGTTCGAAAAGGACGATGTTCGAAAATACAGAATATTCAAGCTGCTCTATGTGATAGTAGAGGAAATATAGCTGAGTCATTCAAAGGTATTGAAAGAGCAAACTGAGTGAGGCGAAGAAGTGAGACTGATGAAGGAAGATAATTGGTCCTGAACAACCTCCAGTGGAAAAAGGTGAAAGAAAAAACATCGAACTGTTCGCTAAACGGACTGAAAAGATGATCGATTAAGCTAATTAATAAGcaggagcaaaaaaaaaggagaagaagaacATCAGTGTTAGTAAAGCTACTGGAAAAATTTTATGGGACAAATAGGCAGGGGCCTAAAAAAGGCAAGTTAGCGCAAGCAAATCTACTGGAAAAATCGTACGGGACAAAGAAAACTCAAATTGGTGATGGAGTAGAATTAATACAAATTACGAAGTATAAAGAGATAGGACCAACAATAAATCTTAGAGGCCGATTACACAATATCGTCAGTAGTATAGAGGTTAACAATGCAAGTAATAAAATTGAAGTTTCTAGAGTGGACAGAAATTATATAACGGAAAACTATAAAACGGTTTTAATTTAGGCAGGCTCTTAGAGGACAGCCTATTTGCTATGACAGAGTCGGTAGAAATAGCCAGAACAGAATACTGACCTTTATACTTTGCTTTCGATGATATTAGCGGTGCATCCAACAATGTAAACTGAAGTTCTCTTGAACATTTCTTGGGAAGAATTTCTTGGGGAACACAGTGCTTTACTAAAAGAAATTTACGATATTACAAAGTAGAAATAGTACGGGACGGGTTAACAGGCGGTGAGACTTCGGCATTTAGAAATGCTTGCGCTAGGGTTGATTAGTATAGACTTCGCTCTCTGTGATGCGGGTGATAGGCACGGAAAGGAGGCTAGAGTCAagtaagttaggttaggttaggtttggtacGTATAAACGACATGGTGTGGAAGCGGCTAAACGCTCGATGTTTGATGTATGcaggtgactttttttttcagccagtcGGTAAGAAATTAAGCTTCTGGCCGATAATTGCGAAGAGCGACACGCTAAGGTATGGGTTCAATGGAAGGAACTCAGCCAGGCCTTACGGTGTTTATGGTTATGTTATGATCACGTGTGTGATCAGATAGTCACAATGAACGGAGACTAAATACTGAGTTGACGAATACGAATACTTATGTATAGATTAAAGCATGGAAAAAAAGTGTGCATTAAAAAGGAGAATTGCGTAGAAAGGAACATGAACAAGAACACGAAGGGAAACGCTAGAGAAATGTATCCACCATTAAACATGCATGGGGGCACGGCAATTATAAGGTATTGCGAGGCATGCGTAAAGGAGTTTTGGTTTCTCGACGTATGTACATATGGAAACTCGGCGTTGCATATAAAATCAGAAGCGCAAACTGGGCTATAAGTATAAACCAATGGACAGTTGAAAGGCTAGGATGCACGTGAGCATGGCGAGAAATCCACGAGGATACGCTGGCCGGCATGCTCCTTCGTGATGTACAAAGGATATCGGCTGCTAAGGCTTTTAGGCACCTAAATAGAAAAGCGTCGACTTACAGCGGGGAATACGAACCAGGAAACCGACTAGAATATTTTACGTCAACGGCGTTGGCAGCGACCAGGAAAATGGGGTTAAACGTAAAGTTGGGGAGGCAGAAAGAACATGCCGGATAGCAACAATGGAGACGAGAGTGATGAAGATATCTCAAACAACCGAAGAATGAAATCAAAGCTTACAGGTATTACGATCTTTCAAAGAGCAGTGTATTGCTAGTTCGAAAACCATATCAGGATTTCTGAAAGCACAGTGTTATAGGAGAAATTTGCTGGTGGCGACTGAACATGCATAGCGCCGATACCACAGGGCATATTTTGTTGCCTTGTCGCAGTACAGTATCCATTCGGAGGTCAGCGAGGACGTAGTATTCCTGCCCTAGGTATTGGACTTTGAGGGCAATAGAGGAAGGATTCATGAATATGCAATAGAGAATTATAGCTAGGTGGCTTGAGTATTGGTAGCACAAGGACACGAAACAAAGAATAGATTTTCGGAGACTAACTCTCATTTCCGTACGATGGTTTGCTAACGCGATGGATTTCAAGGCCGATAGTAAGCGCAAGGAAAGGTAAAAATGACGAACGTTTTCTCATCCGTAAACACCCAGTTCCAAAACGGAACCTCATATAATATCCGTCCATCCAGGAGGCTGGAAAGAAACAGTCTACCGAATGTGTACTTATACTGTGATTTGATTTGTCCTTACAAAGAgacgaaaaaaaattcattattgCACTCGAGGATCGACATGACCGGCGAACCTCGCTTAACTCCATTTTCACCAAGTTCCCATCCTTGTTCCAATAATGGAGTTTGGTTCCAACcgactcactcactcgctcgtgCTCACTCCATAAAAAATATTCCATGTATTCCGCATCATTTCCCACATAATAATATGCGGAAGTCCTATTATACTCAGTGGACTGCGTATGGAACGTTCCCGTTGAACGGCGGTGCCGACCTGCTCCACAAGGTAGATGGCGTAGTCGAGCTGCTGCCTCTGCAGGAACGGGTGCATGTGCTGCAGGAAGGCTCGCAGGTTGTCCAGCCTGTCCCGGTAAGGCACCACGAGAGCCACCCGCTGCCGGGCCTTGCAGTGGGTCGGGAACCAGCGGCCGCCGGGCTTCAGATGCGGCATCGCTTTCTCCAGCTCTTCAAGCGGTGGGCCCTTCCTCTGGATCTTCAGCATGTCGCCTGCGGCGAGTAACGCGGATAGACGAGAAAGCGTTGGCTTGGGCGAGACGGTGGATGCAGCGTTGAGCGTTATCATTatagagcgcaaaaaaaaaaagtcgcagtttgcCGTGGGGCAAACTATaacgcaaagaagaaaaaaagaaaaagtcgccGTTatgcccgaagggcgaagcactgacagcGCTAGCAATGTACGTATTAAAATATTACAGGAAGTAAGACTCGTAGTTCTATGGACagtaaataagaaaaaagaaacaggggCGATATAGCGGTAAAtgagaaatgcattagcattacgtcgcacgtGTTTGAGGTCCAGGATCCACGATTTAAACCATCATTTCAATATATATTGTgtctggcatatatatatatatatatatatatatatatatatatatatatatatatagtcatgcaCACTGGGTTGCATAATGCATACGGTCCTACTCGGTTTACAGAGGACGAAGATTGCAGACTTGCACAAAGGCTGTTTTGTGGCTTCGCACCGCACTGCCAGTGTTGTGCCTTCGCATTTGCAAGAAGGTTATGCGAGGGGAAATCATCCGCCCCTCACTACAATTCGGCGGAGGGAGGCGGACAGGCTTGGGCGAATATTTATACTCATTGCGCAAAATGTACAAATGCACTTAAGTTTGGGCGAGCGAAGGCTACACACCTTAAACGAAAAGAATTCAACGTCGGGAAAGACCAAAGCCAAGGTCGCGTACATGAGGGCCGTGACGCAGTCCATGCACTCCAAGTGCCACAGTCATACACAGAACACGCAAAAACCAAACGGGCTGTCGATGTATACCCGCTTGGACATGGCCGTCGCAGCCGTTACCAAAGACAGACGTTCCCTGACCTTGTGATTCTGGCATGCAATGTCCACAGCTAGTCGGGCTTGTCGTTCAACCGTTTCGGCAGCGCGCTTGGCACGTTTGGGCAATCTGTGGCTCTCCAATCCTGTCTGTCCTTCTTCGGCAGTTTCGTTGGCACGCTTCAACGCCATGAATTCTCTTTGTTGCTGCAGTCGCAATCGCTTGGCCACATCTTCGT
Protein-coding sequences here:
- the LOC142579174 gene encoding beta-1,4-N-acetylgalactosaminyltransferase bre-4-like isoform X1; the encoded protein is MSRHLSLVFKTAEDMGGVRSLASRVLGVGVVQLLIACVGAAPAVGDAVAFGHAVTARQSHNVVEHSVGQRRVTLARREQAAPRSEFCSVDWGQGSDMLKIQRKGPPLEELEKAMPHLKPGGRWFPTHCKARQRVALVVPYRDRLDNLRAFLQHMHPFLQRQQLDYAIYLVEQNGMGDFNRAKLLNVGYEIAKAMDSYDCFIFHDVDLLPENKHNEYACKHGGPLHMTTCLDYQKYKPFYETIFGGACALRSDHMEKVNGFSNVFWGWGGEDDDMSIRLRFSGLNIVRNNCTVGRYTALRHGTQRANPKRMRLIRRSFFRIYKDGLNTLKYRVIDIVFKKLFTHIKVDLFQKILTRPTE
- the LOC142579174 gene encoding beta-1,4-N-acetylgalactosaminyltransferase bre-4-like isoform X2, whose amino-acid sequence is MSRHLSLVFKTAEDMGGVRSLASRVLGVGVVQLLIACVGAAPAVGDAVAFGHAVTARQSHNVVEHSVGQRRVTLARREQAAPRSEFCSVDWGQGSDMLKIQRKGPPLEELEKAMPHLKPGGRWFPTHCKARQRVALVVPYRDRLDNLRAFLQHMHPFLQRQQLDYAIYLVEQNGMGDFNRAKLLNVGYEIAKAMDSYDCFIFHDVDLLPENKHNEYACKHGGPLHMTTCLDYQKYKPFYETIFGGACALRSDHMEKVNGFSNVFWGWGGEDDDMSIRMRLIRRSFFRIYKDGLNTLKYRVIDIVFKKLFTHIKVDLFQKILTRPTE
- the LOC142579174 gene encoding beta-1,4-N-acetylgalactosaminyltransferase bre-4-like isoform X3, producing MLKIQRKGPPLEELEKAMPHLKPGGRWFPTHCKARQRVALVVPYRDRLDNLRAFLQHMHPFLQRQQLDYAIYLVEQNGMGDFNRAKLLNVGYEIAKAMDSYDCFIFHDVDLLPENKHNEYACKHGGPLHMTTCLDYQKYKPFYETIFGGACALRSDHMEKVNGFSNVFWGWGGEDDDMSIRLRFSGLNIVRNNCTVGRYTALRHGTQRANPKRMRLIRRSFFRIYKDGLNTLKYRVIDIVFKKLFTHIKVDLFQKILTRPTE